From Aedes albopictus strain Foshan chromosome 1, AalbF5, whole genome shotgun sequence, one genomic window encodes:
- the LOC109397607 gene encoding uncharacterized protein LOC109397607 translates to MRSLSLVLSALLSLLLLTEVALASPVLDKLFGFAAYQPGYSGYGYGGNQYGYYSSGGGGPSPTHRKKPKGRSYKDICRVVNPTPYALPGSVPYPAAPFCPY, encoded by the coding sequence ATGAGGTCACTGTCATTGGTGTTGTCCGCGCTGCTGAGTTTGTTGCTGCTGACCGAAGTGGCCCTCGCGTCGCCGGTGCTCGATAAGCTGTTCGGATTCGCTGCCTACCAGCCGGGTTATTCCGGCTATGGGTACGGTGGAAACCAGTACGGGTATTACAGTTCCGGTGGAGGAGGTCCCAGCCCGACGCACAGGAAGAAGCCCAAGGGTCGCTCGTACAAGGACATCTGCCGGGTGGTGAATCCAACGCCCTATGCGCTGCCTGGAAGTGTGCCTTATCCTGCGGCGCCATTCTGTCCGTATTGA
- the LOC134285615 gene encoding uncharacterized protein LOC134285615, which translates to MASHRRNTLVVDFVVLPKRPGLQQVETFLKEFIKVDMADVRNIQLHNIKNCLFIEMNDSGVAPRPRLQKQHHLQHYFTLEGIRYYIPVYVDGPTSTVRVHDLPPQMDNDVISDHLQQYGQVISIQNEVWKNYFAGIPNGVRIVRMRMDKPIPSHIVVNNHSTYVSCANKSNQTTTARGTKKQQQRTPSSSAHERDIQNDNEPQAAQINDDHSDVENDDDDNDDHGWTNENDTATENTDNDSAKRRLSTESNRTEEENAAKRSCNPGTQKTDLEWKMITRSKKKTDIVIKSQ; encoded by the coding sequence ATGGCTTCGCACAGAAGAAATACGCTAGTCGTGGACTTCGTTGTATTACCGAAGCGACCCGGCTTACAACAAGTGGAaacattccttaaggaattcattaaagttGACATGGCTGATGTGAGAAACATCCAGCTGCACAACATCAAAAACTGTCTGTTCATTGAGATGAACGATTCCGGCGTAGCCCCACGGCCACGGCTACAGAAGCAGCACCATCTTCAGCACTATTTTACGCTCGAAGGAATCAGGTACTACATTCCCGTTTACGTGGATGGCCCTACCAGCACCGTCAGGGTCCACGATCTACCACCCCAAATGGACAACGATGTCATCTCCGACCACCTGCAGCAATACGGGCAAGTAATTTCCATTCAAAATGAAGTGTGGAAGAATTATTTTGCTGGGATACCGAACGGCGTCAGAATTGTTCGCATGCGGATGGACAAGCCGATACCATCGCATATTGTAGTGAACAATCACAGCACATACGTTAGCTGCGCAAACAAAAGCAATCAAACGACGACGGCTCGCGGTACAAAAAAGCAACAACAAAGAACACCATCCAGCTCGGCTCATGAGCGCGATATCCAAAACGACAACGAACCACAGGCGGCTCAAATTAATGATGACCACAGCGACGTAgagaatgacgacgacgacaacgacgatcaCGGATGGACGAATGAGAACGATACAGCGACAGAAAATACCGATAACGATTCTGCGAAGCGGCGGTTGTCAACCGAGTCAAATCGAACGGAGGAAGAAAATGCAGCAAAGCGATCATGCAATCCAGGCACCCAGAAAACAGATTTAGAGTGGAAAATGATCACAAGATCGAAGAAAAAAACTGACATTGtaataaaatctcaataa